A region of the Dethiobacter alkaliphilus AHT 1 genome:
AAGCGGGCAAACTCTTCCTCGCTGGGATGCATAAAACGGATATCGGAGTAAGTGTCCCCCTCGTTGTCGCTTTGCTGCTTAGAGCGCGTTTTTACCGTCTGTCTGTCCTGAAAAGCTTTTATCGCCTGAACTGCCAGTATGGCGGCGCCCTCGGGCATAAGAGTGCCGGTGTTTAGCGTCAGGTCATAAAGGTCCATGTCCAGCCAGGGATGGTCAAATACCTGGCGCAAAAACCGTTTTTTACGCCGGTCATGCTCCCGCACCAGTTTGCTTGCCGGCTTACGGGTCAGGTCATTAATTTCACGGATCCATTGTACCCGTTGTTTAAATGGAGCATGGATAAAAATGTGGAATGCGTCCGGATGATTACGAAACAGAAACTGCCCACCGCGCCCCACCAGAATGAAAGATTCTTTTTTGGCCAACTCAATCAGGTATTCATGCAGCGCGGTCAGGTAAAAGCGGCGGCGTTTTTCCGCATCCTCGCCTTTGGCCACCTGTTCATCAAACTGAATTAAATGAGGAGGCAGGCCCATTTCCTGTAGGGCATCAATAATAGCATTGCGGTCAACGAGCCGATATCCCAGTTCATTGGCCACATGCTCCGCCAACATCTCGCCACCGGCACCAAACTGCCTGGAAATCGTAATTACCGTCACAAAATAACCTCCAGCTAACCTTATAGTAAAATTATATCATTTTTACGGTAAAAGTGGTAACAATAGTCATCTTCTTTTCCCTGCAAAGATAAATAAGCAGGCACACATAAAAAAAGCCAACTAAGTGTTGGCTTTTTTCTGTACTTCTTTTCGTTCCGGTGCACGCTGCATAGAGCAGTTTCCGGTCAGCATTGCACCATCAGCCACATGGAGAGTATGAACGCTTACATCTCCTTCCACAACGCCCGTTGTCAACATTTCCAGTTTACCGCTGGCTTCAATATTGCCGACAACTCTGCCTGCCACCTGGATGTTATGGCCTTTCACGTTAGCCTGGATAACCGCACCTTCTCCGATGATAATATCGCTGTCAATGTGCACTTCACCTTCCACGCCGCCATCGATGCGAACAGGGCTGTTGCCCTTCAGTGTACCTGCTATCATGGTTTCCTTTCCGATGACGGTAAGGATTTTATCTTCTTTGATTACTTTCTTACGCTTCATAGCCGGGGTGCCTCCGTTTCTATCATTTTAAGCGGATCAATAGGGGAACCGTTTT
Encoded here:
- a CDS encoding cytidylate kinase family protein; translated protein: MTVITISRQFGAGGEMLAEHVANELGYRLVDRNAIIDALQEMGLPPHLIQFDEQVAKGEDAEKRRRFYLTALHEYLIELAKKESFILVGRGGQFLFRNHPDAFHIFIHAPFKQRVQWIREINDLTRKPASKLVREHDRRKKRFLRQVFDHPWLDMDLYDLTLNTGTLMPEGAAILAVQAIKAFQDRQTVKTRSKQQSDNEGDTYSDIRFMHPSEEEFARFLDFYNISWEYEPRTFPLQWDSEGNVTEAFSPDFYLPDQNLYVELTTQRQKLVWKKNKKARRLQELYPGVKVKIIYNKDLHHILDSFGIDKPQ
- a CDS encoding bactofilin family protein, yielding MKRKKVIKEDKILTVIGKETMIAGTLKGNSPVRIDGGVEGEVHIDSDIIIGEGAVIQANVKGHNIQVAGRVVGNIEASGKLEMLTTGVVEGDVSVHTLHVADGAMLTGNCSMQRAPERKEVQKKANT